Part of the Companilactobacillus zhachilii genome is shown below.
CTTTAATCATCACAGCCCTAATTGTTTTATTCTCGCTATTGGGCTACTATGGAGTCCTAAAGAATAGAGAAGGTTGGAGCTTTGCTGGTAGTGGATTATCACTAAGTATGGTCATTGTTTTATTATTCAACGGACTATTCCCACGTGTCATGATTGCTACTAATCCAGCACACAGTATTTTGATTAAAAATGCTGCTAACTCACAATATACCTTGACGATTATGACAATTGTCGCCTGCATCTTGGTACCAATTGTGGCTATTTACTTCATCTGGTCATACTCTCTATTCACAAAGAGAATAAATCCAAGAGAGAATACGGTGAAATATTAATGATTGATAAGCGTTTATTTCGCTTACCAGGAACAAAACAACTATTTCTAATGCTTGCAGGATTAACTCTCTTGCAAGCATTTGTTGTTTTATTCCAAGGTAAGTATTTAGCAGAAGCATTAGTAAATTCTTGGGAACAAAAGTCCTTGCAAACGATCATCTATCCGATGGTCTTTTTTGCGATAGCTTTTGTTCTACGACATCTTTTTAATTGGCTCAACACCAAAATAGTTGAAAATTATGCTAGTAAGACGTCGGAGAATATTCGGTCACAATTATTGGAAAAAGTATATGTTGCTGGTCCCGAAATGATTTCTGAAGAAGGAACCGGTAATTTGGTGACCTCTTCTCTGGACGGTATCGATTTAATTGAAAACTACTTCAAATTGATTTTTACCAAGTTAATGAATATGTCGATTATTCCGCCAGTTTTATTAGTCTATATTTATATGCAAAACGTGGCATCAGGAATTACTCTAACAGTGATTGTCCCCTTAGTAATACTCTTTATGATCATCTTAGGACTCGCTGCACAGTCAAAAGCAGATGCCCAGTATAAACAGTACACAATTCTATCAAATCACTTCTTAGACGCTCTTAGAGGCTTACCAACTCTAAAAATGTTAGGGCTAAGTAAACGCTATGCCAAAAATATCTACACTGTCAGTGACGAATATCGCCGTCGGACAATGAATACTTTACGGATTGCGATTTTATCGACTTTTGCTCTCGATTGGTTGACAACCTTAGGAATTGCGATTTTAGCAGTCTTCTTAGGCCTAGGCTTGATCAACAACAGTTTTCCGCTCTTTCCTGCTCTAGTTACTTTAATTTTGGCACCTGAGTACTTCCTACCTTTGCGTGATTTTTCCAATGATTACCACGCAACGTTAAATGGGAAAAATGCTTTGAATGCTATCTTTGAAATTTTAGACCGTCCTAGTGTCGCAAAAGATGACACACTAACAGATTTTTCTTGGAATCAAGATTCAAAAGTAGACGTTAAAAATCTTCAATTCACCTATCAAGGTTCTGGTGAACAAGCTGTCAGTCTAGATATTGATAGCCTCAAACTTGCAGGCTACCAACGTGTCGGCGTTATCGGTAAATCCGGTTCTGGTAAAACAACTTTGATCCGTACTTTAGGCGGTTTTCTGGTGCCTGATAAAGCCGATATCAAAATAAATGACCAGTCGATTCCTAACTTCAAGCAGACTAATTGGCAAAAGAAATTAACCTTCTTACCACAATCACCATATTTGTTTGCTGGCTCAATTGCTGAAAATATTGCCTTCTATCGTCCTAAAGCTTCAATGGATGAGATAAAAAAAGCCGCTCATGCGGCCGGTTTGGATGACTTTTTGAACACTTTAAATTCTGGCTATGACACACAGATTGGTGAAGGTGGCCGTGGCATTTCTGGTGGTCAACAGCAACGAATCATGTTAGCTCGGGCATTTCTAGCTGATGATCGTCATGTTTTAATTTTTGACGAACCAACAGCTCACTTAGATATCGAAACAGAATATGCTTTAAAGAAACCTATGGAACAGCTTTTCCAAAATCATCTCGTTATCTTTGCAACCCATCGGCTCCACTGGATCAAAGAAATGGATTATGTCATCGTTATGGATAATGGACAAATTGCTGAACAAGGTACTCCTGAAGAACTCGGGCGTCATAACGGTGCCTATTCTCAATTAATTAATAATATGCGAGGTGATCAACTATGAATTTCTTCAAGACATTCAAACATGATACTTGGGTCAAACCATATATCAAACAATACAAAGGTTTGTTGATCACTGCTTTAATTTTAGGATTATTAACTTCTTTCTGTGCCGCCGCTTTGATGTTCACATCCGGTTATACAATCGATAAAGCCGCCACTCATCCAGTTAATATCTTATTAATTTATGTGCCAATTTTATTAACCCGTGCTTTCGGTATTGGTCGTCCAGTTTTTAAATATATCGAACGTCTCAAAAGCCATAATTGGGTGCTACGTGTTACTTCCGACTTAAGAACCCGTCTCTACAAAACGCTTGAAAGTGACGCTTCATTCTTTACTGAACACCATAAAACTGGTGACATCATGGGACTGCTATCAGAAGATATCAGCCACTTGCAAAATCTTTATTTAAGAACTATTTTTCCAGCAGTTATTTCATATTTACTAACAATCATTGGTTCATTAGCACTAGGTATTTTTAATCCTTCATTTGGCTTTTTCGTCTTCCTATTGCTCTTTGTTGAAGTATTTATCGTTCCATTATTTTCCGTTGCAATTGAAAGTGCCCGTCGTGCCTATCAAAAGGAAGTCAAAAGTGACCTCTATGTTCAATTGACCGATAATATTTTAGGTGTTGACGATTGGATTATTTCCGGTCGAAAAGATGACTTTAAAAATCTTACTTCCAAAAATATTCACGACTTAGATCAATCAAAAAACAAGTCGAAAGCTTTCCGTCGTAACCGTGACTTTGCTTTACAATTAGTCTTCGCAGCTATGGTAGTTTGTTTCCTAATTTTTACTAATCTGACCATGACTCATAATCAGGAACAAGCTAACTTCGTTGCTGCCGTTGTCTTAGCCGTTTTCCCACTATCTGACGCTATTATTCCTGTCAGTCAAGGCTTCGAAGAATGGCCTGTCTATAAAGATTCAATTTTACGACTCAATACTATCAAGCCCGTTCCCAATACCTTACCTGAACAAGTGGAATTAAAGCCGGCTGACTTCAAAACTTTAAAGCTTGATAACATTACTTTCGAATATAACGATGACTCACCAATTTTAATCAAGAATTTTTCGCAAACAATCAAACGTGGTGAAAAATTGGCGCTCTTAGGGCCAAGTGGTATTGGTAAAACTACTATTCTCCAATTGATTTTAGGTGACTTATCGCCCCAACAAGGTCAAGTCAAAATTAATGATCTTGATATTTCACAAATTCAAGTTCATCGTGAACAAATTTTTTCTGTATTGAATCAGAAGCCATTTCTTTTCAATACAACCTTACTTAACAATGTGCGCTTAGGTAACGAACATAAATCAGATGCGGAAGTAAAGAAAGCTCTGGAGCGCGTCGGTTTAAAAGATTTAGTCGAATCATTGCCTGACAAATACAATACAATTGTTGGTGAAAATGGTTCTCGTTTCTCCGGTGGTGAGCAAGAACGGATTGCTTTGGCACGTATCCTCCTTCAGGATGCACCAATCGTCTTACTAGATGAACCTACCGTTGGACTAGATCCAATCACGGAAAACGACTTGCTGGAGACCTTCTTTGACGTTTTGAAAGATAAAACAATTATCTGGGTCACTCATCATTTACAAGGCATCAATCATGTTGACCATGTGGTCTTTATGAATAGTGATGAAATCGAAATGGAAGGTGCACCTGAGGAACTTTATCAAAGTAACGCACATTTCCAAGAACTTTATAAAATGGACCAAGGATTATAGGCGTTATAACGTTATATCTAAATTTGTTAATATCAAAAAAGGTAGATGAAATCTGAACGGATTTTATCTACCTTTTTTTTCAATATTTAAATTTAAGCTTTTACCTAAAGATTAAATATACTTTAAATGCTTGGCACTACAGAACTATATCCCAATTTACTAACTATTTTAATCCCTTAATGTGGAATAACTGCTCCATTAATTGCACCAATAAAACTGTCTTTCAACGATTTTCGGGACAACGTTCTTAATTCATTTATAACGTCGTTTTGTTCTGAACTAAAGTGATATTTTTTACTCAAGGCCAACCTCTGAAAAGAAACATCCAAATCACTGATTGCATCCTGAACCTGATTAAATTGTTGACTAACTTTTTCGGGGCGATTAATGTCATTATATGCTTTTTGAATCAAACTTTTCACTTGCTCATCATCTTTAGGTGTAGACTTATCCAATCGCTCTAAAAGGTTATCTATCTTTCCAACAAAAGCCTCTTTTTTCTGACTATTCATATATACTCCGAACTAATTATTTTATTCTATTAACTAATCGCTTAACGACAGCCTTTAAGACTTTTTGACTGTTATTTTTTGGTAGTTTATCAAGTTCATCAATAGCTCGTTTGGTATAACTCCGGGCAATATCTTTCGCCTGATTCAAATATCCATTATCAACCACGATATTCGTAGCCATTTTATCATCAGTCGATGTTAGCTCTGCTTTGGATAACACCTCGACCAATTGTTCATTCCCCGCTTCCAATCCCAAAATATATGGCAGCGAGTAAACGCCGTTTTTCAAATCTTCATGTGCTGGTTTACCTGTCTGTGTTGAGTTGCTGAAATCTAAAATATCATCAATGATCTGAAAGGCCATTCCGATATCATGTCCAATGCCCTTACAACGGTCAATCAAATCTTGGTCTCCACCACTGACAACTGCACCCATAGCAGCACTCAAACTGAACAGTTCGGCTGTTTTACCAGAGATTTCATGCAAGTACATCTCGGTCGTTGCCTTAACGTTGAAATTGATCAACATTTGGTCTAGTTCACCAACTAAAATTTTCTTCATGCTAAGTGCATTGCGTAAAATATCAAGATTTGACGTTAAATTGCGAGAAATCAATTCAAAATATAATGTAAACAAATAATCACCCGCATAAATAGCGTTACGACGACCGTATTTAGTATGAATCGTTGGTTGTGAACGGCGTAACGGAGAATCGTCAATCACATCATCATGAATCAACGTTGCAACGTGTAAAATTTCTAGCGACGCCGCCAACGGAATCAGTTCAGCCGTTGTTTTTTTATTTTCCCCAAAGTCACTGAACAGCAAGAAAAAGGCCGGACGCAACATTTTGCCACCAGAAGTTAAATCAATGATCATGGAACTGATATCAAGATTGTTGATTTTCACTGCTTGATGAATATAATCAGTCGTTAAATCTAACTTTTCTCCGAGCTGAGGATAACTTTTCCATATTGTATTCGCCATAAAATATTTCTTACCCCTATAACTTTGTTGTTTTCTAATTACTTAATCAAGATAATTTTATAATAACGCACGATACTAGTAAATTATCTTCTAATGCATACATGACGCTAAGATGTGTCTTCAAATTATTTATATTATGAATATGCCGTCTCCAGATTCGGACAGTGGTCACTGGCGGTGCGGAACGGCCCGAGCCAAGGTCTCGGACCTCGGTTTAAGCCTTGCAAGTTCGGCAAGTCTTAAACACGCCCGGTGGTGTAAGAGCTAAAGCTCTAACGCCACTTTCACTGCCCGTAACCACTGTCCGAATCTTCCGACTAGTTCTTTATAAACTCTAAAATGGCTTGATACCTCAAATACTTTTTCTGGCTTTCATTACCATCTTGATAGGATTCTGGAACAACCATGCTCTTAAAATATTTATCCGTATAAGAATAGATTCTTCTCAAACTAAGAAGAATAAACCAGCCGGCAAGAGCAAGAAATTTTGGTTGCTGTACAGGTGGCGTTAGGGATTTATCCCTTACACCACGGGACGACTTTTGAAACTCGCGGTTTTTGCGAGGTTCAAAATCGAGATTCGAGACCGCCCTTTGGCTCGAATCGGTCCCCATAGCGACCAAAATTTCTTGCTCTTGGAGGCGGCATATTTAACCAGCACCACGAATCCCACTATCAAATTAATTTTCAAAACCAATCAATAACACTCACTCAAATTTCCCAGTAGTTTTA
Proteins encoded:
- the cydD gene encoding thiol reductant ABC exporter subunit CydD — translated: MIDKRLFRLPGTKQLFLMLAGLTLLQAFVVLFQGKYLAEALVNSWEQKSLQTIIYPMVFFAIAFVLRHLFNWLNTKIVENYASKTSENIRSQLLEKVYVAGPEMISEEGTGNLVTSSLDGIDLIENYFKLIFTKLMNMSIIPPVLLVYIYMQNVASGITLTVIVPLVILFMIILGLAAQSKADAQYKQYTILSNHFLDALRGLPTLKMLGLSKRYAKNIYTVSDEYRRRTMNTLRIAILSTFALDWLTTLGIAILAVFLGLGLINNSFPLFPALVTLILAPEYFLPLRDFSNDYHATLNGKNALNAIFEILDRPSVAKDDTLTDFSWNQDSKVDVKNLQFTYQGSGEQAVSLDIDSLKLAGYQRVGVIGKSGSGKTTLIRTLGGFLVPDKADIKINDQSIPNFKQTNWQKKLTFLPQSPYLFAGSIAENIAFYRPKASMDEIKKAAHAAGLDDFLNTLNSGYDTQIGEGGRGISGGQQQRIMLARAFLADDRHVLIFDEPTAHLDIETEYALKKPMEQLFQNHLVIFATHRLHWIKEMDYVIVMDNGQIAEQGTPEELGRHNGAYSQLINNMRGDQL
- the cydC gene encoding thiol reductant ABC exporter subunit CydC — encoded protein: MNFFKTFKHDTWVKPYIKQYKGLLITALILGLLTSFCAAALMFTSGYTIDKAATHPVNILLIYVPILLTRAFGIGRPVFKYIERLKSHNWVLRVTSDLRTRLYKTLESDASFFTEHHKTGDIMGLLSEDISHLQNLYLRTIFPAVISYLLTIIGSLALGIFNPSFGFFVFLLLFVEVFIVPLFSVAIESARRAYQKEVKSDLYVQLTDNILGVDDWIISGRKDDFKNLTSKNIHDLDQSKNKSKAFRRNRDFALQLVFAAMVVCFLIFTNLTMTHNQEQANFVAAVVLAVFPLSDAIIPVSQGFEEWPVYKDSILRLNTIKPVPNTLPEQVELKPADFKTLKLDNITFEYNDDSPILIKNFSQTIKRGEKLALLGPSGIGKTTILQLILGDLSPQQGQVKINDLDISQIQVHREQIFSVLNQKPFLFNTTLLNNVRLGNEHKSDAEVKKALERVGLKDLVESLPDKYNTIVGENGSRFSGGEQERIALARILLQDAPIVLLDEPTVGLDPITENDLLETFFDVLKDKTIIWVTHHLQGINHVDHVVFMNSDEIEMEGAPEELYQSNAHFQELYKMDQGL
- a CDS encoding bacteriocin immunity protein, with product MNSQKKEAFVGKIDNLLERLDKSTPKDDEQVKSLIQKAYNDINRPEKVSQQFNQVQDAISDLDVSFQRLALSKKYHFSSEQNDVINELRTLSRKSLKDSFIGAINGAVIPH
- a CDS encoding polyprenyl synthetase family protein, which codes for MANTIWKSYPQLGEKLDLTTDYIHQAVKINNLDISSMIIDLTSGGKMLRPAFFLLFSDFGENKKTTAELIPLAASLEILHVATLIHDDVIDDSPLRRSQPTIHTKYGRRNAIYAGDYLFTLYFELISRNLTSNLDILRNALSMKKILVGELDQMLINFNVKATTEMYLHEISGKTAELFSLSAAMGAVVSGGDQDLIDRCKGIGHDIGMAFQIIDDILDFSNSTQTGKPAHEDLKNGVYSLPYILGLEAGNEQLVEVLSKAELTSTDDKMATNIVVDNGYLNQAKDIARSYTKRAIDELDKLPKNNSQKVLKAVVKRLVNRIK